The Antarcticibacterium sp. 1MA-6-2 genome has a window encoding:
- a CDS encoding AraC family transcriptional regulator → MYVNGGSGKRQIGSHISYYRKGDLILIGSNLPHCGFTDGLTKNECETVIQLKPDFLGSAFFDIPEMRNIKSLLNSAKMGIVYHGNEKRMIGNAIEELKDKNHYERLLGLLQVFKLLEEAENYTILNAQGFVLEAELQDNNRINIIFNFVKEEFHRLITLEEVADMVSMTVPSFCRYFKKITGKTFVQFVNEYRLVHSAKLLHEKQVSILDVCFESGFNNFSHFNKQFKKFTGKTPSIYRNELKFLVS, encoded by the coding sequence GTGTACGTAAACGGAGGTTCAGGCAAAAGACAAATAGGAAGCCATATTTCTTATTATAGAAAAGGGGATCTTATACTTATAGGTTCTAATTTACCTCATTGCGGGTTTACCGATGGGCTTACCAAGAATGAATGCGAAACTGTAATACAACTCAAGCCGGACTTTTTAGGATCTGCGTTTTTTGATATTCCTGAAATGAGAAACATAAAGTCACTCCTTAACAGTGCAAAAATGGGAATTGTATATCACGGCAATGAAAAACGTATGATAGGTAATGCTATTGAAGAACTAAAAGATAAAAATCATTATGAACGCTTACTGGGTTTATTGCAGGTTTTTAAACTTCTTGAAGAAGCTGAAAATTATACAATACTCAACGCCCAGGGCTTTGTCCTGGAAGCCGAATTACAGGACAATAACAGGATCAATATTATTTTTAATTTTGTAAAGGAAGAATTTCATCGTTTAATTACCCTGGAAGAGGTTGCCGATATGGTGAGTATGACAGTACCATCATTTTGTCGCTATTTTAAAAAAATAACAGGAAAAACCTTTGTTCAGTTTGTTAATGAGTACAGGTTGGTACATTCAGCTAAATTGCTTCACGAAAAGCAAGTGAGTATTCTAGATGTTTGTTTTGAAAGTGGATTTAATAATTTTAGCCATTTTAATAAACAATTCAAGAAGTTCACGGGTAAAACACCTTCAATTTATAGGAATGAATTAAAATTCCTGGTTTCATAA